In one window of bacterium DNA:
- a CDS encoding OmpH family outer membrane protein yields the protein MNRYTLSLAIFLLSLVGLTSAHAQQSIAYVDIAAIMKELPEAQEAQRMLDATVDKWQKELREMEDDWQAKFNDYDKRKLILTEQGRARAEKELQELDARIMDYRDQKFGQDGELFKEEDRLMRPIQDLVFSQVEQLAKELGYDYVVDKSGGVMIIYANPENDLTMQTIERVKSFLPARDAPGATTQGGGGIGGGGTGTQPTETRQPTGTPDDMRSGQDGSVPPDADRPR from the coding sequence ATGAACAGGTACACGCTTTCTCTCGCCATATTTCTGTTGAGCCTGGTCGGACTAACGTCCGCGCATGCGCAGCAGAGCATCGCTTATGTAGATATCGCCGCGATCATGAAGGAACTGCCCGAGGCCCAGGAAGCCCAGCGCATGCTCGACGCCACCGTCGACAAGTGGCAGAAAGAGCTGCGCGAAATGGAAGACGATTGGCAGGCGAAGTTCAACGACTATGACAAGCGCAAACTGATTCTCACCGAACAGGGCCGCGCACGCGCAGAGAAGGAATTGCAGGAACTCGACGCCCGCATCATGGATTACCGTGATCAGAAATTCGGGCAGGATGGAGAGCTGTTCAAGGAAGAAGACCGCCTCATGCGTCCCATCCAGGACCTCGTCTTCAGCCAGGTCGAACAGCTTGCGAAAGAGCTCGGCTACGACTACGTGGTCGACAAGAGCGGCGGCGTGATGATCATTTACGCCAATCCAGAGAACGATCTCACCATGCAGACCATCGAGCGCGTCAAGAGCTTCCTTCCCGCGCGCGATGCGCCCGGCGCCACCACGCAGGGCGGCGGTGGTATCGGTGGTGGCGGCACCGGAACGCAGCCTACCGAAACCCGTCAGCCCACCGGTACACCCGACGACATGCGTTCGGGACAGGACGGCAGCGTGCCGCCCGATGCCGATCGTCCCCGTTGA
- a CDS encoding isoprenyl transferase, with protein MFVSDPARLGLANTGRKTDINAEIDALKSDGTIPGHIAIIMDGNGRWAKSHGKNRVFGHREGVRSVREIVESAARLDVKYLTLYTFSTENWKRPKDEVSTLMRLLVSSLRSELDNLHRNNVRFMMIGEISRLPGEAQKEVKRAMELTSANTGLTLNLALSYSGRWDIVRAVRKLALEARSGKISPEDIDDKLLSSYLSTAALPDPDLLIRTSGELRLSNFLLWELAYTELYISDCYWPEFRTHELCEAIRSFQQRERRFGKVSEQVQGKTSRRKSVKEDLINAITSL; from the coding sequence TTGTTCGTAAGTGACCCAGCGAGGTTAGGTTTGGCGAATACAGGCAGGAAAACGGACATCAACGCGGAGATCGATGCGTTGAAATCCGATGGGACGATCCCCGGGCACATTGCCATCATTATGGATGGAAATGGCCGCTGGGCGAAGTCGCATGGCAAAAACCGGGTCTTCGGACACCGGGAAGGCGTGCGCTCCGTCCGTGAGATCGTCGAATCCGCTGCCCGTCTCGACGTCAAGTACCTGACGCTGTACACCTTCTCGACGGAAAACTGGAAACGCCCGAAAGACGAAGTGTCGACCCTCATGCGTCTGCTCGTCAGTTCATTGCGTTCGGAACTTGATAATCTGCATCGCAACAACGTGCGCTTCATGATGATCGGCGAGATTTCACGTCTCCCCGGTGAGGCACAGAAAGAAGTGAAGCGTGCCATGGAACTGACATCGGCGAATACCGGACTCACGCTGAACCTCGCGCTCAGCTACAGCGGCCGCTGGGATATCGTGCGTGCCGTGCGCAAGCTCGCGCTCGAGGCCCGCAGCGGAAAAATCTCGCCAGAGGACATTGACGACAAGCTTCTTTCTTCCTATCTCTCCACCGCAGCGCTTCCCGATCCCGATCTCCTCATCCGCACCAGCGGTGAGCTGCGGCTGAGTAATTTCCTCCTATGGGAACTCGCATACACTGAACTCTATATAAGCGATTGCTACTGGCCGGAATTCCGTACTCACGAACTCTGCGAAGCCATACGGTCTTTCCAGCAGCGCGAGCGGCGCTTTGGAAAGGTCAGCGAGCAAGTCCAGGGGAAAACCAGCCGCCGCAAATCGGTAAAAGAAGATCTCATTAATGCAATTACGAGTCTGTAA
- a CDS encoding OmpH family outer membrane protein produces MKRMQLILTAALLVFLGMTAGAQNLKLGYVDSQKIFEGLPEAQAAQKKLDAQLAVWQDSLETMSRAFQSEVETYQAQQGMMADAKKEETLQRLTRMEQEIREYRTKKFGQTGEAAQMRQNVLGPLQEKVLEAIQAVAKEEGLSFVFDKIEDATIVLYAQEKYDYTFKVLDMLKRGSK; encoded by the coding sequence GTGAAACGCATGCAACTCATCTTGACGGCGGCACTTCTTGTCTTTCTCGGCATGACGGCCGGCGCCCAGAATCTCAAACTCGGATACGTGGATTCCCAGAAGATCTTCGAGGGACTCCCTGAGGCGCAGGCAGCGCAGAAAAAACTCGATGCACAGCTCGCGGTGTGGCAGGACAGCCTCGAAACCATGAGCCGCGCATTCCAGTCCGAGGTCGAAACCTACCAGGCGCAGCAGGGCATGATGGCCGACGCAAAGAAGGAAGAGACGCTGCAGCGCCTCACCCGCATGGAGCAGGAAATCCGCGAATACCGTACGAAGAAATTCGGTCAGACCGGTGAAGCCGCCCAGATGCGTCAGAACGTTCTGGGTCCCCTGCAGGAAAAAGTGCTCGAAGCCATCCAGGCCGTGGCCAAGGAAGAAGGACTCTCCTTCGTGTTCGACAAGATCGAAGACGCGACCATCGTGCTGTACGCACAGGAGAAATACGATTACACGTTCAAAGTGCTCGACATGCTGAAACGGGGCTCCAAGTAA
- a CDS encoding DUF2807 domain-containing protein produces MRIATICIVLLAALTMTACNAMDNDTLFWGEGVSGSGNTAKDVRTFSALHGVRLSTIGDLRVEVGDRNQLTIEADDNLLKYFATSVDDGILRIKVEDGVSMRTHSAVRFHLVTTSLDYLSTSSSGDIVAKDLKEKEVHISASSSGDITVRDIDGKRVHLSTSSSGDLRIANLMAQELEVSLSSSGDVTIREGSAERQEVRISSSGDYDAVGLRTQRATIKTSSSGDAKVWVIDKLRASTSSSGSIHFRGGPDVEAHSSSSGDIEPLR; encoded by the coding sequence ATGAGAATCGCGACAATATGTATTGTGCTGCTTGCGGCGCTGACGATGACCGCCTGCAATGCGATGGACAATGACACCCTGTTCTGGGGAGAAGGCGTATCGGGCTCCGGCAACACGGCAAAGGATGTGCGCACATTTTCCGCGCTGCATGGCGTGCGCCTTTCCACCATCGGCGACCTGCGCGTGGAGGTGGGCGACAGGAATCAGCTCACCATCGAGGCCGACGACAATCTGCTCAAGTATTTCGCAACGTCCGTCGACGACGGCATCCTGCGCATCAAGGTGGAAGACGGCGTGAGCATGCGCACGCACAGCGCCGTGCGTTTTCATCTCGTGACGACTTCGCTCGACTACCTCTCAACCAGCAGTTCCGGCGACATCGTCGCCAAGGATTTGAAAGAGAAGGAAGTGCATATCTCAGCGAGCAGCAGCGGCGACATCACCGTGCGCGACATTGACGGCAAGCGTGTGCATCTCTCCACCAGCAGTTCCGGCGACTTGCGCATCGCCAACCTGATGGCGCAGGAGCTGGAAGTGAGTCTCAGCAGTTCGGGTGACGTGACCATTCGGGAAGGCAGCGCCGAGCGGCAGGAGGTGCGCATCAGCAGCAGTGGTGATTACGACGCTGTCGGACTCCGCACGCAGCGCGCCACCATCAAGACCAGCAGCAGCGGCGACGCCAAAGTCTGGGTCATCGACAAGCTCCGCGCATCCACCAGCAGCAGCGGCTCCATCCACTTCCGCGGCGGACCCGACGTCGAAGCCCACAGCAGCAGCTCCGGCGACATCGAGCCCCTGCGCTGA
- the tpiA gene encoding triose-phosphate isomerase: MRPYVVAGNWKMNTTPGQAKALAEAIGKEYPAPEIEGFGVILCPPFPMLAEVLEAVAGSLVTVGAQNMHEQDFGAFTGEVSAPMLNSLGCSHVILGHSERRQYFAESDELINAKAKQAFAHLITPIVCVGETLAHRETGATNDVIEKQVRGVLEGLDALQIRDMILAYEPVWAIGTGKTATPEQAEEVHVYIRKLVAELYDEETADALVIQYGGSVKADNAAELFAQPNVDGGLIGGASLKAEDFLAIIAAAKSRASA; the protein is encoded by the coding sequence ATGAGACCGTACGTCGTAGCCGGAAACTGGAAAATGAATACAACGCCGGGACAGGCGAAGGCGCTGGCGGAGGCAATTGGAAAAGAATACCCGGCTCCCGAGATCGAAGGTTTTGGCGTGATCCTCTGTCCCCCCTTCCCGATGCTGGCCGAGGTGCTGGAAGCGGTGGCGGGTTCGCTCGTGACCGTCGGTGCACAGAACATGCATGAGCAGGATTTCGGTGCGTTCACCGGCGAGGTGTCGGCTCCGATGCTCAACAGCCTTGGCTGCTCGCATGTCATTCTCGGACACTCGGAGCGCCGACAGTATTTCGCGGAAAGCGACGAACTGATCAATGCGAAGGCCAAGCAGGCTTTTGCGCATTTGATCACTCCCATCGTATGCGTGGGAGAGACCCTGGCGCATCGCGAGACTGGAGCGACGAATGATGTGATCGAGAAGCAGGTGCGCGGAGTGCTTGAAGGACTCGATGCACTGCAGATCCGTGATATGATACTGGCATACGAGCCGGTTTGGGCAATTGGTACGGGAAAAACGGCGACGCCGGAACAGGCGGAGGAAGTACACGTCTATATACGGAAGCTTGTCGCGGAATTGTACGACGAGGAAACCGCGGATGCCCTGGTGATACAGTACGGGGGTTCGGTAAAAGCGGATAATGCAGCGGAATTGTTCGCACAACCCAATGTCGATGGCGGACTCATCGGCGGTGCGAGCCTCAAGGCAGAGGACTTCCTGGCCATCATCGCGGCGGCAAAATCCCGCGCATCGGCCTGA
- a CDS encoding M1 family metallopeptidase — MTTWRYSLFLLLFLPIALSARGGGDDLYMPREVKRAYDRGTRSPDGMPGARYWQNAADYDMRVRINPSQRLLTGSATISYRNNSPDTLGSLVLKLHQNMNRRGAARLFPLGEQAVTEGVHIGKLTVDGQERNFLPDNGQASISGGNCIVTMPEALPPGESTEIDVEWNFTIPVNTGEGGGNPRMGTYENGAIFIAYWFPRVAVYDDVFGWDMHSYNGEHEFYNDYGSYRVAIDVPERYGVWATGMLQNADDVLREPALSRYRMALESDSVVRIVNEAEAQGQSPYIAEDGRCTWEFAGEQLPDFAFGMARGYCWDGTGARVGRSRVFVDAAYDPQSKSFATAVEEGSVTVRMMSAARPGIPFPYPGITVFNGHYGMEFPMIVNDGEFPNRILNVYVHSHEIAHSYFPFMVGINETRYAWMDEGMAYFLPIDVQKRLSNYDHMIRAARAYERFAGTEKDYPLWIPSTASEGDDLQVIGYLKPAIGFAVLREMLGEERFDEALKVFIGRWTAKHPLPWDFFNTFNTVAAENLNWFWSGWFLEPGYPDLAIASVENEGSLSTVTVRRVGSMPVPVHLKITMQGGESRDVVKSAEVWKDGAEEMRFRIDHDVPITEVHLGGGWIPDSHPQDNAWKP, encoded by the coding sequence CGGATTATGACATGCGTGTGCGCATCAATCCTTCGCAGCGTCTGCTCACCGGCAGCGCAACGATCAGCTACCGCAACAACAGTCCCGACACCCTTGGCAGTCTCGTGCTCAAGCTTCATCAGAACATGAACCGCCGCGGTGCGGCGCGCCTGTTTCCCCTCGGTGAGCAGGCGGTGACCGAAGGCGTGCATATCGGGAAGCTGACGGTGGATGGCCAGGAAAGGAATTTTCTTCCCGATAACGGACAGGCGTCCATTTCGGGCGGCAACTGCATCGTGACCATGCCCGAGGCGCTGCCTCCGGGAGAGAGTACGGAAATCGACGTGGAGTGGAATTTCACCATCCCCGTCAACACCGGCGAGGGCGGGGGCAATCCCCGCATGGGCACGTATGAGAACGGCGCGATTTTCATCGCCTACTGGTTCCCGCGCGTGGCCGTGTACGACGACGTCTTCGGCTGGGATATGCACTCGTACAATGGCGAGCATGAATTTTACAACGATTACGGTTCCTATCGCGTCGCTATCGACGTGCCCGAGCGTTACGGCGTCTGGGCGACGGGAATGCTGCAGAACGCAGACGACGTGCTGCGCGAGCCGGCGCTGAGCCGCTACCGAATGGCGCTGGAAAGCGACAGCGTGGTGCGCATCGTCAATGAAGCGGAGGCGCAGGGACAGTCCCCCTACATCGCCGAAGACGGACGCTGCACCTGGGAATTTGCGGGCGAGCAACTGCCCGATTTCGCGTTCGGTATGGCGCGCGGGTATTGCTGGGACGGTACGGGTGCCCGTGTCGGAAGGAGCCGTGTGTTTGTCGACGCCGCCTATGATCCGCAGTCAAAATCCTTTGCCACGGCAGTTGAGGAAGGAAGTGTGACCGTGCGGATGATGTCCGCCGCGCGTCCCGGCATCCCCTTCCCCTACCCCGGCATCACCGTCTTCAACGGACACTACGGCATGGAATTCCCGATGATCGTCAACGACGGGGAATTCCCCAATCGCATACTCAACGTGTACGTGCACTCGCATGAAATCGCGCACAGCTATTTCCCCTTCATGGTGGGCATCAACGAAACGCGCTATGCATGGATGGATGAAGGTATGGCCTATTTCCTGCCGATCGACGTGCAGAAACGGCTGTCCAATTACGACCACATGATACGCGCGGCCCGTGCGTATGAGCGTTTCGCAGGGACGGAGAAGGATTACCCGCTGTGGATTCCATCAACTGCGTCCGAGGGAGACGATCTGCAGGTCATCGGTTATCTCAAGCCCGCTATTGGATTCGCCGTGCTGCGTGAAATGCTCGGGGAGGAGCGTTTCGACGAAGCGCTGAAGGTGTTCATTGGGCGATGGACCGCCAAGCATCCCCTGCCATGGGATTTCTTCAATACCTTCAACACCGTTGCCGCGGAAAATCTCAACTGGTTCTGGAGCGGATGGTTTCTCGAGCCCGGATACCCGGATCTCGCCATCGCTTCGGTGGAGAATGAAGGTTCGCTTTCCACCGTCACCGTCCGTCGTGTGGGAAGCATGCCCGTTCCCGTGCATCTGAAGATCACGATGCAGGGAGGCGAAAGCAGGGATGTGGTCAAAAGCGCGGAGGTGTGGAAGGACGGAGCAGAGGAGATGCGTTTTCGCATCGATCACGATGTACCGATTACGGAAGTGCATCTCGGTGGTGGATGGATACCCGACAGCCATCCGCAGGACAATGCATGGAAACCGTAA
- the bamA gene encoding outer membrane protein assembly factor BamA — MGISVEGNTTADASTVILTSGLRNGDEIVVPGDATTNAISKLWDMRMFSDVQLLIDRQVGDGIYLKIVVKELPRLDHITVTGNDEFSTEDIEAKIGLIKGQILRPVDFNRITRKLTDSYEEEGYMLAKVQLEADVTNPRDNRAELKVTIDEGPEVDVSSISFSGNTAFDDGDLRGAMDETAESSWWRFWRSSHFDRDNYRKDKDLVLEKYREEGYLDAEITGDSIWYSDDRTEMHINIAIDEGERSYLRNIVWKGNTVYPDSLLTARLGFEKGDVFNAPLFEMNLRGNPDQTDVGSLYLDNGYLRFFAQDERIRVAEDSVDVEINVIENNKSRIGHVYIRGNNKTHDKVIRRVLYTWPGDYFSRSAIIRSIRELATLNYFNPETIRPEPSMVNDSTVDIIYNVEERSSDTFNASVGYSGTFGATGAFGLTFNNFNIAEPFRGGAGQVLNFQWQFGEASRFRIFSLSFTEPWFMDTPTSVGFSLYDERQQYAFDMRRTGASFNLGRRFRWPDDFARGDWFIRYQELDVKDGGSFYDTGNYTQVSLTQVLSRNSLDSPIFPSAGSRVALTSEISGGFLPGSVNYHKHQLEFKWFTPLMRIGDQNRLTLYTGTEYGMVKGFTSDPYIPPIEYFFMGGNGLQYQTMPLRGYEDRSIGPRVQGLITGGTLYSHYVAELRFALTLNPMPLYILGFAEAGNVWLDERYLDPFDLKRSAGFGARLLIQGVGLIGFDYGYGFDDVEPLDGEADGWHFHFQFGRGF; from the coding sequence CTGGGGATTTCTGTCGAGGGCAACACCACGGCGGATGCTTCCACGGTTATCCTGACGTCGGGACTGCGAAACGGCGATGAAATCGTCGTTCCCGGCGACGCCACCACGAACGCCATATCCAAACTCTGGGATATGCGCATGTTCAGCGATGTGCAGTTGCTGATCGACCGGCAGGTCGGCGATGGCATCTACCTGAAAATCGTGGTGAAGGAATTGCCCCGCCTCGATCATATCACCGTCACGGGAAATGATGAATTCAGTACTGAAGACATCGAAGCCAAGATCGGACTGATCAAGGGACAGATTCTGCGTCCCGTGGACTTCAACCGCATCACCCGCAAGCTCACCGATTCCTACGAGGAAGAGGGCTACATGCTCGCCAAGGTGCAGCTGGAAGCCGATGTGACCAATCCCCGCGACAACCGGGCCGAACTCAAGGTGACCATCGATGAAGGTCCGGAAGTGGACGTTTCCTCGATCAGCTTCAGCGGCAACACCGCCTTCGACGACGGTGACCTGCGCGGCGCAATGGATGAGACGGCGGAAAGCAGCTGGTGGCGTTTCTGGCGCAGTTCGCATTTCGACCGGGATAATTACCGGAAGGACAAGGATCTCGTGCTCGAGAAATACCGCGAAGAGGGCTATCTCGACGCAGAGATCACGGGCGATTCGATCTGGTACAGCGATGACCGCACCGAGATGCACATCAACATCGCCATCGACGAGGGTGAGCGCAGCTACCTGCGCAACATTGTCTGGAAGGGCAACACGGTGTATCCCGACTCTCTGCTCACCGCCCGCCTCGGTTTCGAGAAAGGCGACGTGTTCAACGCGCCGCTGTTCGAAATGAACCTCCGCGGCAATCCGGATCAGACCGACGTCGGCTCGCTGTATCTCGACAATGGCTACCTGCGTTTCTTTGCGCAGGACGAGCGCATTCGCGTCGCCGAAGACAGCGTCGATGTCGAGATCAACGTGATAGAGAACAACAAGTCGCGCATCGGACATGTGTACATCCGCGGCAACAACAAGACGCATGACAAGGTCATCCGCCGTGTGCTCTACACCTGGCCCGGTGATTACTTCAGCCGTTCGGCCATCATCCGCAGTATTCGCGAGCTGGCAACGCTGAACTATTTCAATCCCGAAACCATACGTCCCGAACCCTCCATGGTCAACGATTCGACCGTGGACATCATCTATAATGTAGAAGAACGTTCGAGCGATACCTTCAACGCTTCGGTCGGCTACAGCGGCACCTTCGGCGCAACGGGCGCGTTCGGACTGACCTTCAACAACTTCAATATTGCCGAGCCCTTCCGCGGCGGTGCCGGACAGGTGCTGAATTTCCAGTGGCAGTTCGGTGAGGCCTCGCGTTTCCGCATCTTCTCGCTTTCCTTCACCGAACCCTGGTTCATGGACACTCCCACCTCGGTCGGCTTCTCGCTGTACGACGAGCGGCAGCAGTATGCATTCGACATGCGCCGCACGGGTGCATCGTTCAACCTGGGACGCCGTTTCCGCTGGCCTGATGATTTCGCCCGCGGCGACTGGTTCATCCGCTACCAGGAACTGGATGTGAAAGACGGCGGCAGTTTCTACGACACCGGTAATTACACGCAGGTCAGTCTCACCCAGGTGCTTTCGCGCAACTCGCTCGACAGTCCGATCTTCCCCAGCGCGGGTTCGCGCGTGGCGTTGACCTCGGAAATCAGCGGCGGTTTCCTGCCCGGCTCGGTGAACTACCACAAGCATCAGCTCGAATTCAAGTGGTTCACGCCGCTGATGCGCATCGGCGATCAGAACCGTCTCACGCTGTATACCGGCACCGAATACGGCATGGTGAAAGGCTTCACCAGCGACCCGTACATTCCGCCCATCGAGTATTTCTTCATGGGTGGTAACGGACTGCAGTATCAGACCATGCCGCTGCGCGGATATGAGGACCGGAGTATCGGTCCCCGCGTGCAGGGACTGATCACCGGCGGTACGCTTTACTCGCATTACGTGGCGGAGCTGCGTTTCGCGCTGACGCTCAATCCCATGCCGCTGTATATCCTCGGCTTTGCCGAAGCGGGTAATGTGTGGCTCGACGAGCGCTACCTCGATCCTTTCGATCTCAAGCGCAGTGCCGGTTTCGGTGCGCGTCTGCTGATCCAGGGTGTGGGACTGATCGGGTTTGACTACGGATACGGCTTTGACGACGTGGAACCGCTGGATGGAGAAGCCGACGGCTGGCATTTCCATTTCCAATTCGGACGCGGTTTTTAA